A single window of Anderseniella sp. Alg231-50 DNA harbors:
- the hydA gene encoding dihydropyrimidinase → MTDYDMIIRGGKIATASDVFEADVGIKDGVITALAQNLEGAAEIIDATGKLVLPGGVESHCHIAQESATGAMTSDDYYSGSVSAAFGGNTTIIPFAAQHRGQSVRDVMRIYDDRAAPNSVLDYSYHLIISDPTEKVIRDELPEAFAAGITSFKVFMTYDKLIVSDEQMLDILVTAREHGALTMVHAENNAMIKWMVGRLVEKGHTQARYHAVSHPEAAEVEAINRGISLASFVDAPLLIVHVSTDAGARRVAQARLDGQKIFGETCPQYLFLEADDLDRPDPEGTKFCCSPPLRNTATQKALWRHLQAGTFHLYSSDHAPYRFDETGKLSSGPNPPFNKVANGMPGIEMRAPLLFSEGVLKGRISLSTFVALTSTNAARLFGIHPKKGTIAIGSDADIAIWDPNETRTVTAQSMHDNMDYTPFEGWQVTGWPVTVLSRGRYVVDAGDLKAKPGQGQFLKRAPFDATGYTTELAGELNPASNFGAKIL, encoded by the coding sequence ATTACGACATGATAATCCGCGGCGGCAAAATCGCTACCGCATCGGATGTTTTCGAAGCAGATGTCGGCATCAAGGACGGTGTGATAACCGCCCTGGCGCAAAACCTTGAAGGGGCTGCGGAGATAATTGATGCAACCGGCAAACTGGTGCTTCCAGGCGGTGTGGAGTCCCATTGCCACATCGCGCAGGAATCCGCCACCGGTGCCATGACATCAGACGATTATTATTCAGGCAGCGTTTCAGCCGCATTCGGCGGCAACACCACCATCATACCGTTTGCGGCCCAGCACCGGGGACAATCGGTCCGCGATGTCATGCGCATTTACGATGATCGCGCCGCCCCGAACTCGGTACTCGATTATTCATACCATCTGATCATTTCCGACCCCACAGAGAAGGTGATCAGGGATGAACTGCCCGAAGCGTTTGCCGCCGGCATCACTTCGTTCAAGGTGTTCATGACCTATGACAAGCTGATTGTCAGCGACGAGCAGATGCTCGACATCCTGGTTACCGCCCGCGAACACGGTGCGCTGACCATGGTGCATGCTGAAAACAATGCCATGATCAAGTGGATGGTCGGTCGGCTTGTTGAAAAAGGCCACACCCAGGCACGCTACCATGCCGTCAGCCACCCCGAAGCTGCGGAGGTCGAAGCCATCAATCGCGGCATCAGCCTGGCCTCCTTTGTCGATGCTCCACTGCTGATTGTGCATGTATCCACGGATGCCGGTGCAAGACGGGTCGCCCAGGCCCGCCTGGACGGGCAAAAGATTTTCGGCGAAACCTGTCCGCAGTACCTGTTTCTCGAAGCGGATGACCTTGACCGGCCAGATCCGGAAGGAACCAAGTTCTGCTGTTCACCACCATTGCGCAACACAGCGACGCAGAAGGCGCTGTGGCGGCACCTGCAGGCCGGAACCTTCCACCTGTATTCGTCAGACCATGCACCCTACCGGTTTGATGAGACCGGCAAACTGTCTTCCGGGCCGAACCCGCCATTCAACAAGGTGGCCAATGGCATGCCGGGTATAGAAATGCGTGCGCCGCTGCTGTTCTCCGAAGGCGTGCTCAAGGGCCGGATTTCTCTCAGCACATTTGTCGCACTGACGTCCACCAATGCCGCCCGGTTGTTCGGCATCCACCCGAAAAAAGGCACCATCGCGATTGGCAGCGACGCTGACATCGCCATCTGGGATCCGAATGAGACCCGCACCGTGACTGCGCAGTCAATGCATGACAACATGGATTACACGCCGTTCGAAGGATGGCAGGTGACCGGTTGGCCGGTGACGGTTTTAAGCAGAGGACGTTATGTGGTGGATGCCGGAGACCTGAAAGCCAAACCCGGACAAGGGCAGTTTCTCAAGCGCGCACCGTTTGACGCCACCGGATACACCACCGAACTTGCCGGCGAACTGAATCCCGCCAGCAATTTCGGCGCAAAGATACTTTAG
- a CDS encoding DUF2497 domain-containing protein, translating into MQIMGKQDSKPPDGHSVDQLLSSIREAIEQDTANEMAVPVKSPLKPIGAPRAPRPGPEPSEEQQAVSAPVAPSAEPQTSEGDEKHGPGYVSNDPYRYRHSLETSPSYMSLRNRLASLKSRTRSGTSRSMASLLGGDVRQEEARARDQQQQLQSSEASEATPETDVETGLRTSIGDEQAYVDEFITGDVSSGVVSYTPDYSDWKIENPLASVVPPEADGAQQDMAVPLVSTRQVTVDDLVEIAAGGEAVAEADAVADEVPEPEMSSEDTESEPGLPLEEMIRQVIEPELVIWIDKHLPDQVASAMPSEEAFTAMIRPMIEQWLADNLSPIVEVAVREEIARITGLKR; encoded by the coding sequence ATGCAGATCATGGGCAAGCAGGACAGCAAACCGCCGGACGGGCATTCTGTCGACCAGCTATTGTCTTCCATCCGGGAGGCGATCGAACAGGATACGGCCAATGAAATGGCTGTTCCCGTCAAATCGCCTTTGAAGCCCATTGGTGCGCCGCGGGCACCACGTCCGGGGCCTGAGCCGAGTGAAGAACAGCAAGCTGTTTCTGCTCCGGTGGCGCCATCTGCTGAGCCGCAGACATCAGAGGGTGACGAAAAGCACGGCCCGGGCTATGTTTCGAACGACCCTTACCGCTATCGTCATTCATTGGAGACTTCACCCAGCTACATGTCTTTACGTAATCGCCTCGCATCATTGAAATCCAGGACCAGGTCCGGCACCAGCCGGTCGATGGCAAGTCTGCTTGGCGGGGATGTTCGCCAGGAGGAAGCCCGTGCGCGTGATCAGCAACAGCAATTGCAATCAAGTGAAGCAAGCGAGGCGACGCCGGAAACGGACGTGGAAACCGGATTGCGTACGAGCATTGGCGACGAGCAGGCCTACGTGGACGAATTCATAACAGGTGACGTGTCGTCGGGAGTTGTTTCCTACACACCCGATTACAGTGATTGGAAGATTGAAAATCCACTGGCCAGTGTTGTCCCGCCGGAAGCTGACGGGGCGCAACAGGACATGGCGGTCCCGCTGGTGTCGACCAGGCAGGTCACCGTCGATGACCTTGTCGAAATTGCGGCCGGCGGAGAGGCTGTAGCTGAGGCCGACGCCGTCGCTGATGAGGTCCCGGAACCTGAGATGTCTTCCGAAGACACTGAGAGCGAGCCGGGATTGCCGCTGGAAGAAATGATCCGTCAGGTCATTGAACCGGAACTGGTCATCTGGATCGACAAGCATCTGCCGGACCAGGTGGCCTCAGCCATGCCGAGTGAAGAAGCTTTCACCGCCATGATACGGCCGATGATAGAACAATGGCTGGCTGACAATCTCAGCCCGATTGTCGAGGTTGCCGTGCGCGAGGAAATTGCCAGGATTACCGGCCTTAAGCGTTGA
- a CDS encoding TolC family outer membrane protein, with translation MNIVKRPRLKLHAGWLAALCIAVTSVVHHSAPANAETIASALSKAYVGNPQLKADQARQRATDEQVPQAKSGWRPTVTANSEVSKVYQDNSASGKSDFLSRNFQINLSQPVFDGFRSENALREAEATVLAGNQNLLAVEQEVLLNGATAYMNVIRDREIVNYRRKSVENFEEQLRAARARFDVGEVTRTDVSQARARASEARSDLAVAIGNLQTSVANYIRVIGDKPRHLKFPRLSPRVPRTLRAAILTAGETNPQILAAAFNEEAAAANIDVRKSDLLPRLNFEARYQVSGDPSATIGRSEEGRIQGTLSLPIYQSGSVYSRIREAKHTASQRKLEVLDAHRQVREQVVSAWHLLKAATATIAAANDAVAANRVALDGVRQEAQVGTRTTLDVLDAQNELVNAQVALANARRDRIVAGYQLVAAIGRMTAGDLRLSVNIYDPRGNLEEVRDKAFGARINTPE, from the coding sequence GTGAACATTGTAAAACGTCCGAGGCTCAAACTGCATGCCGGCTGGCTTGCCGCTTTGTGTATCGCCGTCACTTCAGTGGTTCATCATTCCGCGCCTGCAAACGCGGAGACCATAGCGTCTGCTTTGTCGAAAGCCTATGTCGGCAATCCGCAACTCAAGGCCGATCAGGCACGCCAGCGGGCGACCGATGAGCAGGTACCCCAGGCCAAGTCGGGATGGCGTCCGACTGTCACGGCGAATTCCGAAGTTTCAAAAGTGTATCAGGACAACTCTGCCAGCGGTAAATCCGACTTCCTGTCCCGCAATTTCCAGATCAACCTGTCGCAACCGGTTTTTGACGGGTTTCGATCTGAAAACGCCTTGCGGGAAGCAGAAGCCACCGTGCTGGCAGGTAACCAGAATCTGCTGGCGGTTGAGCAGGAAGTCCTGCTGAATGGCGCGACTGCATATATGAATGTCATCCGCGACCGCGAGATCGTCAATTACCGGCGCAAGTCGGTTGAAAACTTTGAAGAGCAGCTTCGCGCCGCCAGGGCACGCTTTGATGTCGGTGAGGTTACCCGCACCGATGTGTCGCAGGCGCGCGCACGGGCATCCGAAGCGCGCTCAGACCTGGCCGTTGCAATCGGCAACCTGCAGACATCGGTTGCCAACTATATTCGCGTCATCGGTGACAAACCGCGTCACCTGAAGTTCCCGCGGCTTTCGCCGCGGGTGCCCAGAACGCTGCGCGCCGCAATACTGACGGCGGGAGAAACAAACCCGCAGATTCTGGCTGCAGCGTTTAACGAAGAAGCCGCTGCGGCAAATATCGACGTGCGTAAATCCGATTTGCTGCCCAGGTTGAACTTCGAGGCCCGGTATCAGGTGTCGGGCGACCCGTCAGCAACCATCGGTCGCAGCGAAGAGGGACGGATTCAGGGTACGCTGTCCCTGCCGATCTATCAGTCCGGGTCGGTTTATTCGCGGATCCGTGAAGCCAAGCACACGGCCAGCCAGCGCAAGCTGGAAGTTCTGGACGCCCATCGCCAGGTTCGCGAGCAGGTGGTCAGCGCATGGCACCTGCTGAAAGCTGCAACGGCAACGATTGCCGCTGCGAATGACGCAGTAGCGGCCAACCGGGTAGCGCTGGACGGTGTTCGCCAGGAAGCACAGGTCGGAACCAGAACGACACTCGATGTGCTGGATGCGCAAAATGAACTGGTGAATGCCCAGGTTGCACTGGCAAACGCACGGCGGGACCGGATTGTTGCCGGATACCAGCTTGTTGCGGCGATCGGGCGTATGACGGCCGGCGACCTGAGGTTGTCGGTGAACATTTATGATCCGCGCGGAAACCTTGAAGAGGTTCGTGACAAGGCGTTCGGCGCACGGATCAATACACCCGAGTAA
- the gcvA gene encoding transcriptional regulator GcvA, with product MRRRLPLLNQLRAFEAAARAQSFTKAADELFVTHAAISRHVRELEEWLGTPLFVRTGRGVVLTDAGKRYAARLTPIFDAIAEATRDAMIEGNSSHLTVAPDGAFASRWLVPRLGKFNAAHPDIELDVSPGEYISDFYSGEDDIAVRYGAGNWPEVEAELLCKARMFPVCAPGLIADNPPQKPDDLKDFTLLHENSRQWWADWLRAAGSKNADLAWAGPLFQNYLAIQAAEAGQGFALADQIMATDALLSGRLVRPFDIETSEDEGYWVVWGKGLKLNATGLAFRQWLIDEMRKTNAAYDKLKA from the coding sequence ATGCGCCGTCGCCTCCCCCTGTTGAATCAACTTCGCGCCTTTGAAGCCGCCGCCCGTGCGCAAAGCTTCACAAAGGCGGCAGATGAGCTTTTCGTCACCCATGCGGCGATCTCGCGCCATGTGCGTGAACTGGAGGAGTGGCTCGGTACGCCATTGTTTGTGCGCACCGGCAGAGGTGTTGTGCTCACCGACGCCGGCAAGCGCTACGCCGCCCGCCTCACCCCGATCTTCGATGCCATTGCCGAAGCCACCAGGGATGCCATGATCGAGGGCAACAGTTCGCACCTGACGGTGGCGCCTGACGGCGCGTTCGCGTCACGCTGGCTGGTACCGCGGCTGGGCAAGTTCAACGCCGCCCATCCGGACATCGAGCTGGACGTCAGCCCCGGCGAGTATATTTCGGACTTCTATTCCGGCGAGGACGATATTGCGGTTCGCTATGGTGCCGGCAACTGGCCGGAAGTCGAAGCCGAGCTCTTGTGCAAGGCCCGGATGTTTCCGGTGTGCGCGCCTGGCCTGATTGCGGACAATCCGCCCCAAAAACCCGACGACCTGAAAGACTTCACCCTGCTGCATGAAAACTCCCGGCAATGGTGGGCGGACTGGTTGCGCGCAGCCGGCAGCAAGAACGCAGACCTCGCCTGGGCCGGTCCGCTGTTTCAGAACTACCTGGCCATACAGGCAGCGGAGGCCGGACAGGGTTTTGCCCTGGCGGACCAGATCATGGCGACCGACGCCTTGCTGTCGGGACGGCTGGTACGTCCGTTCGATATTGAGACCAGCGAAGATGAAGGTTATTGGGTAGTGTGGGGCAAGGGCCTTAAACTCAATGCGACCGGCCTGGCATTCAGGCAATGGCTGATTGACGAGATGCGCAAGACCAATGCTGCCTATGACAAGTTGAAAGCCTGA
- a CDS encoding YkgJ family cysteine cluster protein → MTTPKYDCTKCPGYCCSYPVINVSKRDAERIAKHFGITLEQAEERYLHSDHGYKRLLNRKDDEHFARICQFFDADQRNCSIYPARPSTCRTFPGESCGYWDFLKFERAGQKDDDYVSTTWHYED, encoded by the coding sequence ATGACCACGCCGAAATACGATTGTACCAAATGCCCGGGCTATTGCTGTTCCTATCCGGTGATCAACGTGAGCAAGCGCGATGCCGAACGCATTGCGAAGCATTTCGGCATCACGCTGGAACAGGCCGAAGAACGTTACCTTCACTCAGATCACGGCTACAAGCGCCTGCTGAACCGCAAGGACGATGAACACTTTGCCCGCATATGCCAGTTTTTTGACGCCGATCAACGCAATTGTTCGATCTATCCGGCAAGACCCTCCACCTGCCGGACGTTTCCCGGCGAAAGCTGCGGCTACTGGGATTTTCTGAAATTCGAACGCGCCGGACAGAAGGATGACGACTATGTGTCGACGACCTGGCATTATGAAGACTAA
- a CDS encoding LysR substrate-binding domain-containing protein produces the protein MKIHRKNDLNLRLLEVFEAVMRCHTTIDAAEELGISQPAVSTAIKKFEKQVGFTLFDRTGRLMKPTEEARLLLNEVEPVFALLRNIEGEIRDLKSTKSGRLRVAATPPLGHSALPEVLKDFLEERPGVTVRYDIRRLETVLESVETGAVEIGFVLGLEHHRDLEVIQLGQSELVCVMPVGHPLSANDFITPADIGKHKFIGLESNIGVTIRRAFHEAGVVHAPRAEVRYCHTACVLANAGIGVGIVDPYSAHFASSLNVELRPFVPKTAITAAAVIRSNANRSRVAMEFIEAVKDCLKEAETKKAPAS, from the coding sequence TTGAAAATTCACCGCAAAAACGACCTGAACCTGCGCCTTCTCGAAGTCTTTGAAGCGGTCATGCGCTGTCACACGACAATTGATGCCGCCGAGGAGCTCGGCATATCCCAACCCGCCGTCTCAACTGCAATCAAGAAGTTTGAAAAGCAGGTCGGGTTTACCCTGTTTGATCGCACCGGGCGGCTGATGAAACCGACCGAGGAGGCGCGCCTGCTGCTGAATGAAGTGGAACCGGTGTTTGCCCTGTTGCGAAACATTGAAGGCGAAATTCGTGATCTCAAATCCACGAAATCCGGACGCCTGCGGGTGGCAGCAACGCCGCCGCTCGGACATTCGGCCTTGCCCGAGGTCCTGAAGGATTTCCTCGAGGAGCGCCCCGGGGTCACCGTCCGCTATGATATCAGGCGGCTGGAGACAGTGCTGGAGTCCGTGGAAACCGGCGCAGTCGAGATCGGCTTTGTGCTGGGTCTGGAACACCATCGTGACCTGGAAGTAATTCAGCTGGGTCAGAGCGAGCTGGTCTGTGTGATGCCGGTCGGGCATCCGCTTAGCGCAAATGATTTCATCACCCCGGCAGACATTGGCAAACACAAATTCATCGGCCTGGAATCGAATATCGGCGTCACCATTCGCAGGGCTTTTCATGAGGCAGGTGTGGTTCATGCACCGCGCGCTGAAGTCCGCTACTGCCACACCGCCTGCGTGCTGGCCAATGCCGGCATTGGCGTTGGCATTGTGGACCCCTACTCCGCCCACTTCGCATCATCCCTGAACGTCGAGCTGCGGCCGTTCGTTCCGAAAACAGCGATAACCGCAGCAGCCGTCATACGTTCCAATGCCAACCGCTCACGCGTCGCAATGGAGTTCATCGAGGCGGTCAAGGACTGCCTCAAGGAAGCTGAAACAAAAAAGGCACCCGCATCCTGA
- a CDS encoding valine--tRNA ligase, whose protein sequence is MLDKHFTPADIETRLYEAWEASGVFRANQTPEGDPFCIVIPPPNVTGSLHMGHALNNTVQDILCRFERMRGRDVLWQPGLDHAGIATQMVVERQMMERQEPGRRDIGRDAFLDKVWTWKAESGGTIIGQLRRLGASCDWSRERFTMDEGLSKAVLKVFVQLYREGLIYKDKRLVNWDPKLLTAISDLEVQQVEMNGNLWHFKYPIEGETDRFITVATTRPETMLGDSGVAVHPDDERYRDLIGKNVVLPLVGRLIPIVADEYADPEAGSGAVKITPAHDFNDFEVGKRNDLAKINVMDVAATIVLDGNEDFLAGVPETDELKATIAALHGRDRFDVRKQVVDMFEARGLLEKVEPHTHMVPHGDRGGVPIEPFLTDQWYVDAETLAKPAIAAVEQGDTVFVPKQWDKTYFEWMRNIQPWCISRQLWWGHQIPAWYGEDGTVFVAENEALAEEQAESHYGHRVKLDRDEDVLDTWFSSALWPFSTLGWPDNTHELQRYYPTSTLVTGFDIIFFWVARMMMMGLHFMEKPDGSPQVPFDTVYIHALVRDEKGQKMSKSKGNVIDPLELIDEYGADALRFTLAAMAAQGRDIKLSTQRVEGYRNFGTKLWNAARFAEMNECVRVDGFDPAQCKVTLNRWIAGEAAQTRDAVTAGIAEHRYNEAAGALYSFIWHTFCDWYVELSKSVLNGEDEAAKAETRAATAWALDQILLLLHPFMPFITEELWQQTAGETARDSMLVQASWPDYEGLQAPDASDEIDWVVRLITEIRSVRSEMNVPAGAKVPCVLAHPGDLSKTRATAWMAEISRLARLDSLTFADDVPESSAQIVLDEAVVALPLAGVIDFSAEKSRLEKELEKTAKDIASIDGRLNNAGFVAKAPPEVIEETKGRREELDVKAGQVKEAIARLAAMG, encoded by the coding sequence ATGCTCGACAAGCACTTTACACCCGCTGACATTGAAACCCGTCTTTACGAAGCCTGGGAAGCCTCCGGCGTGTTCCGGGCCAACCAGACACCTGAAGGTGATCCGTTCTGCATTGTCATTCCGCCGCCGAATGTCACCGGGTCGTTGCACATGGGCCATGCCCTGAACAATACGGTGCAGGACATTCTGTGCCGCTTTGAGCGTATGCGGGGCCGGGATGTGTTGTGGCAACCGGGACTGGATCATGCCGGCATTGCCACGCAAATGGTTGTCGAGCGCCAGATGATGGAACGCCAGGAACCGGGCCGGCGCGACATCGGCCGTGACGCCTTTCTGGACAAAGTCTGGACATGGAAAGCGGAATCCGGTGGCACCATCATCGGTCAGCTGCGCCGCCTCGGTGCCTCGTGTGACTGGTCGCGCGAACGCTTCACCATGGATGAAGGGCTGTCCAAGGCTGTTCTCAAGGTGTTCGTCCAGCTGTACCGGGAAGGCCTGATCTACAAGGACAAGCGCCTTGTGAACTGGGACCCGAAACTGCTTACCGCCATTTCCGACCTGGAAGTGCAGCAGGTCGAGATGAACGGCAATCTGTGGCACTTCAAGTATCCGATCGAAGGTGAGACAGATCGCTTCATCACCGTCGCCACCACGCGGCCCGAAACCATGCTGGGAGACAGCGGCGTCGCGGTTCACCCGGATGATGAACGCTACAGGGACCTGATCGGCAAGAATGTCGTGCTGCCGCTGGTCGGACGACTGATCCCCATCGTGGCGGACGAATACGCCGATCCGGAAGCTGGCTCCGGCGCAGTAAAAATTACACCGGCACACGACTTCAACGATTTTGAAGTCGGCAAGCGCAATGACCTGGCCAAGATCAATGTCATGGATGTGGCGGCGACCATCGTTCTGGACGGCAATGAGGACTTCCTCGCCGGTGTGCCGGAAACTGACGAACTCAAAGCCACCATTGCCGCACTGCATGGCAGGGATCGGTTTGACGTGCGCAAGCAGGTTGTCGACATGTTTGAGGCGCGCGGTCTTCTGGAGAAGGTCGAGCCGCACACCCACATGGTGCCGCACGGTGACCGGGGCGGCGTGCCGATCGAACCGTTCCTGACCGACCAGTGGTATGTGGATGCAGAAACACTGGCCAAGCCTGCCATTGCGGCGGTGGAGCAGGGCGATACGGTGTTTGTGCCGAAACAATGGGACAAGACCTATTTCGAATGGATGCGCAACATTCAGCCGTGGTGTATTTCCCGCCAGTTGTGGTGGGGCCACCAGATCCCGGCCTGGTACGGCGAAGACGGCACAGTATTCGTTGCCGAAAACGAAGCGCTGGCCGAAGAGCAGGCGGAGTCCCATTACGGCCACCGGGTCAAGCTGGACCGCGATGAGGACGTGCTGGATACCTGGTTCTCGTCCGCTCTGTGGCCGTTCTCGACACTGGGCTGGCCGGACAATACGCATGAGTTGCAGCGGTACTATCCGACAAGCACGCTGGTTACCGGTTTCGACATCATCTTTTTCTGGGTAGCCCGGATGATGATGATGGGGCTGCATTTCATGGAAAAGCCCGACGGATCACCGCAGGTGCCGTTCGATACGGTCTATATTCACGCGCTGGTGCGCGATGAGAAGGGCCAGAAGATGTCGAAGTCGAAGGGCAATGTCATCGATCCTCTGGAGCTGATCGACGAGTACGGGGCCGATGCGCTGCGCTTTACGTTGGCCGCCATGGCTGCACAGGGGCGCGACATCAAGCTGTCGACACAACGGGTTGAAGGCTATCGCAACTTTGGCACCAAGCTTTGGAATGCCGCGCGCTTTGCGGAAATGAATGAGTGTGTTCGCGTGGACGGGTTTGATCCGGCGCAGTGCAAGGTCACGCTCAACCGCTGGATTGCGGGTGAAGCGGCACAGACAAGAGATGCAGTAACCGCCGGTATTGCCGAACATCGCTACAATGAGGCAGCCGGTGCGCTTTACAGTTTCATCTGGCACACCTTCTGCGACTGGTATGTGGAACTGTCCAAGTCGGTCCTGAACGGCGAGGACGAAGCGGCCAAGGCCGAAACCCGTGCGGCAACTGCCTGGGCACTGGACCAGATATTGCTGCTGCTGCATCCGTTCATGCCGTTCATCACTGAAGAGCTGTGGCAGCAGACCGCCGGTGAAACGGCACGTGACAGCATGCTGGTGCAGGCGTCCTGGCCGGACTATGAGGGTTTGCAGGCACCCGATGCATCAGACGAGATTGACTGGGTGGTCCGCCTGATTACCGAAATCCGCTCGGTGCGCTCGGAGATGAATGTGCCTGCCGGTGCGAAAGTGCCATGCGTACTGGCGCATCCGGGTGATCTGTCAAAAACCCGCGCCACTGCATGGATGGCCGAGATATCGAGGCTTGCCCGTCTCGACAGCCTGACATTTGCCGACGATGTTCCGGAAAGCTCCGCCCAGATCGTCCTGGATGAAGCCGTTGTTGCCCTGCCGCTGGCCGGTGTCATCGACTTCAGCGCGGAAAAATCCCGGCTTGAAAAAGAGTTGGAGAAAACCGCCAAGGACATCGCGTCGATCGACGGTCGCCTGAACAATGCCGGCTTCGTCGCCAAGGCCCCGCCTGAAGTGATCGAGGAAACCAAGGGACGCCGCGAAGAGCTGGATGTGAAGGCTGGCCAGGTCAAAGAGGCAATCGCCCGCCTGGCCGCGATGGGGTGA
- a CDS encoding AAA family ATPase, translating to MILTLAISGYRSIRDLVLPLEQLTLITGANGSGKSSLYRSIRLLADVAQGGVIGALAREGGLQSTLWAGPEIVSRAMKKGQVPVQGTVRRDRVSLKLGFADEDYGYAIDLGLPQQDGTSRFNADPEIKSEALWVGEHLRRSNEIAGRRGPGVKVLSEKGARTPVISNLASFDSMMTHAADPKSAPELLAIRERMRQWRFYDHLRTDQDAPSRRAQLGTRTPTLASTGADVAAAFQTIREIGNPDALDDAIEDAFPGSSVELAVTDGMFELLMHQKGLLRPLRTAELSDGTLRYLLLTVALLTPRPAPLLVLNEPETSLHPSLLDPLARLISKAAETSQVIVVSHAGLLVEALNRQAGIASYELKKELGETVVDGIEKPQWNWPAR from the coding sequence ATGATCCTCACCCTTGCAATTTCGGGTTACCGCTCGATCCGCGACCTGGTGCTGCCCCTGGAACAGCTGACGCTGATTACCGGCGCAAACGGCAGCGGCAAGTCCAGCCTGTACCGGTCAATCCGGCTGCTGGCCGACGTCGCGCAGGGCGGCGTCATCGGTGCGCTGGCGCGCGAGGGCGGCTTGCAGTCGACGTTGTGGGCGGGGCCTGAAATAGTTTCGAGGGCCATGAAGAAAGGACAGGTGCCTGTCCAGGGCACTGTGCGGCGTGACAGGGTCAGTCTCAAGCTGGGGTTCGCCGATGAAGACTATGGCTATGCCATCGATCTGGGCCTGCCGCAGCAGGATGGCACCTCAAGGTTCAACGCAGATCCGGAGATCAAATCCGAAGCCCTGTGGGTCGGCGAGCACTTGCGCCGCTCCAATGAAATAGCCGGTCGCCGGGGGCCCGGCGTGAAGGTCTTGTCAGAAAAAGGCGCCCGCACCCCTGTCATTTCCAACCTCGCCAGTTTTGACTCAATGATGACCCATGCCGCTGATCCGAAGAGCGCACCTGAACTGCTGGCCATCCGGGAGCGCATGCGACAGTGGCGGTTCTACGATCACCTGCGAACCGACCAGGACGCGCCATCTCGCCGCGCTCAACTGGGCACCCGCACGCCGACGCTCGCCTCAACCGGCGCAGATGTCGCGGCCGCCTTCCAGACTATCCGCGAGATCGGCAACCCCGATGCTCTCGATGATGCTATTGAGGATGCGTTTCCCGGCAGCTCCGTTGAGCTGGCTGTAACAGACGGCATGTTCGAACTGCTGATGCATCAAAAGGGCCTGCTCAGGCCACTGCGCACTGCGGAACTGTCTGACGGCACACTGCGCTACCTGCTGCTGACGGTGGCACTTCTGACCCCCCGCCCGGCCCCGCTTCTGGTCCTGAACGAGCCTGAGACCAGCCTGCACCCGAGCCTGCTCGACCCGCTCGCCAGGTTGATCTCAAAGGCTGCCGAAACATCCCAGGTGATCGTGGTCTCACACGCCGGCCTGCTGGTCGAAGCCCTCAACCGTCAGGCAGGCATCGCCAGCTACGAGTTGAAGAAAGAGCTCGGCGAAACCGTCGTTGACGGTATTGAAAAACCTCAATGGAACTGGCCCGCGAGATAG
- a CDS encoding aspartate/glutamate racemase family protein, with protein sequence MTAAGRILVINPNSNDEVTTGFSEVLDALRLQDGPEIECVTLAEGPFGIETQADVESVTLPLRQIVVDRTDADAFVIACYSDPGITVCREATGKPVFGIQESGVLAALSRGERFGVIALGQQSIKRHLRYIRQLGLETRLAAERPLHLSVAAAEEADAYPRVLEVARELVENDGADVLLLGCAGMTRHRLPLERDLSVPVIDPVQMAVAQALTAVLLNVASS encoded by the coding sequence ATGACTGCAGCCGGACGCATTCTCGTCATCAATCCCAATTCCAACGATGAAGTCACAACGGGATTTTCCGAAGTACTTGATGCTCTGCGCCTTCAGGACGGCCCTGAAATTGAATGCGTCACACTGGCAGAGGGTCCTTTTGGCATTGAAACGCAGGCGGATGTCGAAAGCGTCACACTTCCGCTTCGCCAGATAGTGGTAGATCGCACCGACGCCGATGCATTCGTCATCGCGTGTTATTCCGATCCCGGCATCACAGTATGCCGCGAGGCAACCGGCAAACCTGTGTTCGGCATTCAGGAAAGCGGTGTTCTGGCAGCCCTGTCACGCGGAGAACGGTTTGGTGTCATCGCGCTGGGACAGCAATCCATCAAGCGGCATCTGCGCTATATTCGCCAACTCGGCCTGGAAACCCGTCTGGCTGCAGAACGTCCCCTGCATTTGAGCGTGGCGGCAGCTGAAGAAGCAGACGCCTATCCAAGGGTACTGGAGGTGGCCCGCGAGCTGGTTGAAAATGATGGTGCCGATGTGCTGTTGCTGGGATGTGCCGGCATGACCAGGCATCGCCTGCCGCTTGAACGGGATCTCTCTGTCCCGGTGATCGATCCGGTGCAAATGGCAGTGGCACAGGCCCTGACGGCGGTTCTTCTGAATGTTGCTTCCAGTTGA